Genomic segment of Hymenobacter aquaticus:
CCGGGGTAGCCAACCCAACCGACCTGAAAAGTGCCAGCAGCATGCCCAAAACCCTGATTGGCCAGGTCGCCACCACGTCGGCCGATGGGAAAGTCAAGGCCTACCTCAACTACCAGGGCGGCGCCCAGCACGACTCGTTGCGCGTGCAGCAGGCCGACGTGGTGCTGACCTACGCCGTGAGCCGCCTGCTGAGCTTTTCCGGCAACGGCACCATGCAGTACCGGCAGCAGCGGGGCGAAACCGGCTGGAGCGACTACCAGGCTTGGTGGGGCGGGGCCCTGTACGCCAACCTGGACCCCGTGCCCTGGTTTGGCCTGACGCTGCGCGGGGAGTATTTCAACGACAAGAAAACCCTGCTGGGCTTCAGTGGCAGCGTCATGGAAGCTACCCTCTCTTCCAACTTCCGCCTCGACAACCTGACCCTGATTCCGGAGGTGCGCCTGGATAGCGGCTCCCCCACTACCGGCCTGTTCGTCGACCACGCGGGAGTGGCCACCCAACGCACGGTCAGTGCGCTGCTGGCGGCCGTGTACCACTTCTAGGCGGCCCGCACCGTCGCTGTTTCTTTCGCAAAAGCCTGTTTGTTTACTCAATTAACTGCCTCATGGAAAACTCGTTACCATCGAAAGCTAATTACGGAAGCCTGGCGCTGCTCGGCCTCTTTCTTCTCAGTGCGGTGGCGGCCTTCGTGCGCGTCGACCACCCCAGCGCGGCTGCGGGCACCATCAACGGGGCCGACGTGGCCTGGATGCTCACCGCCTCGGCCTTCGTGCTGCTGATGACGCCGGGCCTGTCGTTCTTTTACGGGGGCATGGTGCGGCCCAAAAACCTGATTTCGACCATGCTGCAGAGCTTCGTGGCCCTGGGCGTCATCTCGCTGGTGTGGTACTTCGTGGGCTTCTCCCTGTCGTACGGCGACTCTCTCGGCGGCCTGATCGGCGACCCGCGCACGTTCTTTCTGCTGCGGGGCGTGGGCACGGCCACGCATCCGCTGCTCTCGCCCACCATTCCGCTGATTCTGTTCTTTGCCTTCCAGCTCAAGTTTGCCATCATCACCCCGGCCCTGATTACCGGCTCCTTTGCCGAGCGGGTCCGCTTCAAGGGCTACCTGGCCTTTATCATCCTGTTTTGCCTGTTCATCTACTGCCCGCTGGCCCACTGGACCTGGCACCCCGACGGCTTTTTGCGCCAGTGGGGCGTGCTGGATTTTGCGGGCGGCACGGTGGTGCACATTTCGGCCGGGGTTGCAGCGCTGGCCGGCGCCCTGGTGCTGGGGCCGCGCAAGAAGCACCGCGACCAGTCGTTTTCCACGCCCAACGTGCCGTTCGTATTGCTGGGCACGGGCCTGCTGTGGTTTGGCTGGTTTGGCTTCAACGCCGGCTCGGCCCTGGGCGCTAATGAGCTGGCTTCGCTTTCCTTCGTAAACACCAACCTGGCCTCGGCCGCCGCCCTGGTGGCCTGGATGCTGATTGAAGTGGCTCGTGGGGGCAAGCCCACCGCCATGGGCGCCTGCATCGGCGCCGTGGTCGGGCTGGTGGCCATTACGCCCGCCGCCGGCTTCGTCGATTATGGGCAGAGCATCCTGATTGGGGTAGTGGCTGCCTTTATCAGCTTCATGGGCGTGCACTGGAAAAACAGCCGCACCGGCATCGACGATACGCTCGACGTGTTTCCCTGCCACGGCCTGGGCGGTATCGTAGGCATGCTGCTCACCGGCGTCTTTGCCGCCAAAGTCGGGCTGGTGTACGGCACGGCCGCGGTATTCAGCTACCACGTGCTGGGTTTGGTCATCGTGGTGGCCTATACATTCGGCATGTCGTGGGTGCTGCTCAAGCTGACCGACAAGCTCTTCGGCCTGCGGGTGAAAGATGCCGACGAAGAGCTGGGCCTCGACCTGAGCCAGCACGAGGAATCCATCTACCACGTCGACGAGGAGTTCGAGAAGACTTACCGCAAGGAGCTGGTGTCCTAAGCTTTGGTCCGGTGGCCCGCTGCGGTAGTGCCGAGCGCCAGCTCGGTACGCCGCGGCGG
This window contains:
- a CDS encoding outer membrane beta-barrel protein, producing MLLSTAALAFLCVPLAAEPDDSVKTAPVKLSGFVDGYYRYNFNNPGEAPYNNLTSFTNSHNSFELGMVSLKAEHTVGKVGFVADLGFGRRAEEFSYNDDHTRLAIKQAFITYAPTENVKLTGGSWATHIGYEAVDAYLNRNYSMSYLFSYGPFFHTGLKAELTLGNTTLMAGVANPTDLKSASSMPKTLIGQVATTSADGKVKAYLNYQGGAQHDSLRVQQADVVLTYAVSRLLSFSGNGTMQYRQQRGETGWSDYQAWWGGALYANLDPVPWFGLTLRGEYFNDKKTLLGFSGSVMEATLSSNFRLDNLTLIPEVRLDSGSPTTGLFVDHAGVATQRTVSALLAAVYHF
- a CDS encoding ammonium transporter, which translates into the protein MENSLPSKANYGSLALLGLFLLSAVAAFVRVDHPSAAAGTINGADVAWMLTASAFVLLMTPGLSFFYGGMVRPKNLISTMLQSFVALGVISLVWYFVGFSLSYGDSLGGLIGDPRTFFLLRGVGTATHPLLSPTIPLILFFAFQLKFAIITPALITGSFAERVRFKGYLAFIILFCLFIYCPLAHWTWHPDGFLRQWGVLDFAGGTVVHISAGVAALAGALVLGPRKKHRDQSFSTPNVPFVLLGTGLLWFGWFGFNAGSALGANELASLSFVNTNLASAAALVAWMLIEVARGGKPTAMGACIGAVVGLVAITPAAGFVDYGQSILIGVVAAFISFMGVHWKNSRTGIDDTLDVFPCHGLGGIVGMLLTGVFAAKVGLVYGTAAVFSYHVLGLVIVVAYTFGMSWVLLKLTDKLFGLRVKDADEELGLDLSQHEESIYHVDEEFEKTYRKELVS